A stretch of the Plasmodium berghei ANKA genome assembly, chromosome: 10 genome encodes the following:
- a CDS encoding V-type proton ATPase subunit B, putative has product MSKEVIHTKVEASRVNALAAVRNYKVCPRLEYKTISGVQGPLVIIEDVKFPKYSEIVTIHLSDNTSRQGQILEVCGKKAVIQVFEGTSGIDNKNSYVEVSGDILKMPMSDEMLGRVFNGSGKPIDKGPNILADDYLDINGNPINPQCRVYPKEMIQTGISTIDVMNSIVRGQKIPLFSAAGLPHNEIGAQICRQASLVQGKDVLDHSDENFAVIFGAMGVNMETARYFRQDFEENGKMERVCLFLNLANDPTIERILTPRIALTTAEYLAFEKEMHVFVILTDMSSYADALREVSSAREEVPGRRGYPGYMYSDLSTIYERAGRVEGRNGSITQFPILTMPNDDITHPIPDLTGYITEGQIFVDRNLYNRQIYPPINVLPSLSRLMKSGIGKNMTRIDHPYVSDQLYSNYAIAQDVKAMKAVIGEEALSNDDILYLEFLDKFEKRFITQNTYESRDIYQSLEIAWDLLRIFPEDMLKKIKSDILSKYYPRHHAN; this is encoded by the exons atgagcaAAGAAGTTATACATACTAAGGTGGAAGCTTCACGAGTAAATGCGTTGGCGGCTGTAAGGAACTACAAGGTGTGCCCAAGGCTTGAGTACAAAACTATATCAG GTGTACAGGGGCCTCTAGTTATCATAGAAGATGTTAAATTTCCGAAATATTCCGAAATTGTTACTATACATTTAAGTGACAATACGTCACGACAAGGACAAATATTAGAAGTGTGTGGTAAAAAAGCAGTAATACAAGTTTTTGAAGGTACAAGCGGGatagataataaaaacagtTATGTCGAAGTAAGTGGTGATATACTAAAAATGCCAATGAGTGATGAAATGCTTGGAAGAGTATTTAATGGTAGTGGTAAACCAATTGATAAAGGTCCAAATATATTGGCAGATGATTATTTAGATATTAATGGAAATCCAATTAACCCACAATGCCGTGTATACCCCAAAGAAATGATACAGACAGGTATATCAACTATTGATGTTATGAATAGTATAGTAAGAGGTCAAAAAATTCCTTTATTTAGTGCAGCGGGTTTGCCACATAATGAGATAGGTGCTCAAATATGTAGGCAAGCGTCATTAGTTCAAGGAAAAGATGTATTAGATCATTCTGATGAAAATTTTGCAGTCATTTTTGGTGCTATGGGCGTTAATATGGAAACAGCTCGATATTTTCGACAAGATTTTGAAGAGAATGGAAAAATGGAAAGagtttgtttatttttaaatttagcTAATGATCCAACTATTGAAAGAATATTAACACCAAGAATAGCTTTAACAACTGCTGAATATTTAGCatttgaaaaagaaatgcATGTATTTGTAATATTAACAGATATGTCATCTTATGCTGATGCTTTAAGAGAAGTTTCATCAGCACGAGAAGAAGTGCCAGGCCGACGAGGTTATCCTGGTTATATGTATAGTGATTTATCGACAATATATGAAAGAGCTGGAAGAGTAGAAGGCAGAAATGGTAGTATAACTCAATTTCCTATATTAACTATGCCAAATGATGATATAACACATCCTATACCAGATTTAACAGGATATATAACAGAAGGGCAAATATTTGTCGATagaaatttatataatagacAAATATATCCACCAATTAATGTATTACCATCTTTATCTCGGCTTATGAAAAGTGGaataggaaaaaatatgacaAGAATAGACCATCCATATGTATCAGATCAATTATATAGTAATTATGCTATAGCTCAAGACGTAAAGGCTATGAAAGCTGTTATTGGTGAAGAGGCATTATCTAACgatgatatattatatttagaaTTTTTGGACAAGTTTGAAAAGAGATTTATTACCCAAAATACATATGAGTCCCGAGACATTTATCAATCTTTGGAAATTGCATGGGATTTATTAAGAATTTTCCCAGAAGATATgctaaagaaaataaagagTGACATATTGTCCAAGTATTATCCTCGTCACCATGCAAATTAA
- a CDS encoding apical sushi protein, putative translates to MNIIYNVIAYILCYKLLVEGKDATGVNFLNRFNRSDFIINDQRFKPLDLTKNLSGTGVTKFDNAKKTDEDDNPSFRRSKFSFIQNEINTNVESSDKNKNEKDKSGDSQKNTEISYSEKSKTTNEEIIKNGKNFYISGGITEYGYNNDEEFYNSFHVNNNRKPVKINSLCFDLTDTESCQQNSNCFYDGIYKTCFQKCSLLNESDCLKYSECKYENGTCENHGFLSIKVFDNDFGPDIRSCELFESEESCYLMETRYKQSDNNNRTNFNCVWLTYNHEIKKNKQNSNDNLEKIDMNSTISQNVKMEKQNDGNMNYILRKNNPEGIAKDEKFISLLEIKLNSKKKKGNSVNKGNKNGGKKNDNDEEEILNDDESGIDLDDIDDDDFKDDEEDDDGIENDKMNEPHEDKNNIHNNMENSTSSATIADSQNNIQMEKKNTEGNINEVSKNLDDINKFEQNREQNELLNYRNNNNDSNSNHESKLEESINIQNNGEKEHDINGSFPELIENAVKISAEPIENEGKINNMNINGGNIYDLDRDKHLSIEKEVVQHDFHNSLNKENTNNPQKNNEYEDIIMIETPICTNLNNKPRPSVLLEGALLAESEAELRKIKKVYNLPEEEICVKPAKETHIIYNPNKEYYLVGEKIEVTCQKGYKIYGKTNNTLCIGRNKIMPNIFCELENNNESRHENIYKLKNDPNVGINYSFSIFLGIIIFVFTVFYSI, encoded by the exons atgaacaTAATATACAATGTAATAGCATACATTCTATGCTATAAACTATTAGTAGAAGGAAAAGACGCAACTGGCGTTAACTTTTTAAATAGATTTAATAGATCggattttattataaatgatCAAAGGTTTAAACCTTTAGATTTAACCAAG AATCTTTCAGGAACAGGTGTTACCAAATTTGACAACGCCAAGAAAACTGATGAAGATGATAATCCCTCGTTTCGTAGATcta aattttcatttatccAGAATGAAATAAACACAAATGTGGAATCAtctgataaaaataaaaatgaaaaagacaAATCTGGTGATAGTCAAAAAAATACTGAAATATCTTATAGTGAAAAATCTAAAACAACTAAcgaagaaataataaaaaatggaaagaatttttatataagtGGAGGCATAACAGAATAtggatataataatgacgaggaattttataattcttTTCATGTTAACAATAATAGGAAACCAGTTAAAATTAACAGTTTATGTTTCGATTTAACAGACACAGAGAGTTGTCAACAAAATTCTAATTGTTTTTATGATGGCATATACAAAACATGCTTTCAAAAATGTAGTTTGTTGAATGAATCAGattgtttaaaatataGCGAATGCAAGTATGAAAACGGAACATGTGAAAATCATg GATTTTTGTCAATTAAGGTTTTTGATAATGATTTCGGGCCAGATATACGATCGTGTGAATTATTTGAATCAGAAGAGTCATGCTATTTAATGGAAACGCGCTATAAACAaagtgataataataatcgaacaaattttaattgtGTTTGGCTAACATACAATCAcgaaataaagaaaaataaacaaaattcaAATGATAATCTggaaaaaattgatatGAATAGCACAATAAGTCAAAATGTAAAGAtggaaaaacaaaatgatgGAAATATGAACtatattttaagaaaaaataatccaGAAGGCATTGCTAAAGATGAAAAATTCATTTCACTTTTAgagataaaattaaatagtAAAAAGAAGAAAGGAAATAGTGTAAATAagggaaataaaaatggtggaaaaaaaaatgataatgatgAAGAAGAAATTCTAAATGATGATGAATCTGGCATTGACTTAGATGATATAGATGATGATGATTTCAAGGATGATGAAGAAGACGATGATGGGAtcgaaaatgataaaatgaACGAACCTCATGaggataaaaataatatacataataatatggaaAACTCAACTTCAAGCGCTACAATAGCAGATtctcaaaataatatacaaatggagaaaaaaaatacagaaggaaatataaatgaagtTAGTAAAAATCTTGATGACATCAATAAATTTGAACAAAATCGCgaacaaaatgaattattaaattatagaaataataataacgaTAGTAATAGTAATCATGAAAGTAAATTGGAAGAaagtataaatattcaaaataatgGTGAAAAGGAGCATGATATAAATGGTTCATTTCCTGAATTGATAGAAAATGCCGTGAAAATCAGTGCTGAACCAATTGAAAATGAaggtaaaataaataatatgaatataaatggAGGTAACATATATGATTTGGATAGAGATAAACATCTTTCAATTGAGAAAGAAGTAGTACAGCATGACTTCCATAATtcattaaataaagaaaatactaataatcctcaaaaaaataatgaatatgaagatattattatgatagAAACTCCCATTTGTACAAATTTGAACAACAAGCCTAGACCATCTGTTTTATTAGAAGGTGCATTGCTAGCTGAAAGTGAGGCAGAActaagaaaaattaaaaaagtatataatttaCCTGAAGAAGAAATATGTGTTAAACCAGCAAAAGAAactcatattatttataatccAAACAAGGAATATTATTTAGTGGGAGAAAAAATTGAAGTTACATGCCAAAAGGGATATAAGATATATggtaaaacaaataatactTTATGTATTGGTAGAAACAAAATTATgccaaatatattttgtgaattagaaaataataatgaatcTAGACacgaaaatatttataaacttAAAAATGACCCTAATGTAGGTATAAATTATTCGTTTTCTATCTTTCTTggtattataatttttgtttttaccGTTTTTTATTCGATTTAG
- a CDS encoding lysine decarboxylase, putative, which produces MDSPNNAMVCGEDNTMYGNNMFENRNIENDYMNTNNSTMGVDTESGVYLDKEGKNPFYIYPYNLKQNRSAILKMMRRKNKYENIDLLEKYININNATNVCSLRIKLWEALMLYVNKVNVELIYFIINCLEEIEVYWGEEAKNTLQDIISLINDKKYKEVSNKIGEVLSSLSVTSGKINDDSPFFYTLIVSGKREEYCNNNLNINNNNISMNANNNYNSNNNSGNYFNSDLSYELNKFLQYEQNRFSNQNNNKKLEYKIVEVNNAKEALLACLINPQILSVVLVDNLIIDDETKNDSNNNNNIFFNFNENSSLNKNYLMNYNIPNNFKVKQNMCCSNIMNKGVLSCGASNNDHIKTSEKKSRNSRDDINSNDDETTSINCINRDENRNDDRNSSSSGWNSIQNNIPNTGDKNLKRNRIFLKNDYKFDIGDFVLGYDQLVSAPLEKMKKGYNSLVILIKSIAYIRSSVDIFCVCTSITLDKLRSVNNKIIRIFTTHDDHSDLHESILDGVKKKIKTPFFNALKLYAERPIGVFHALAISKGNSVRRSRWIQSLLDFYGVNLFKAESSATCGGLDSLLDPHGSLKEAQIMAARAYGSKYCFFVTNGTSSSNKIVMQALVKPGDIILVDRACHKSHHYGFVLFQALPCYLDPYPVSRYGIYGAIPIYVIKKTLLEYRNSNKLHLVKMIILTNCTFDGIVYNVKRVIEECLAIKPDLIFLFDEAWFAYACFHPILKFRTAMTVAEKMRSKEQKKLYYKIHNRLLKKFGNVKSLNDVPSDTLLKTRLYPNPTEYKVRVYATQSIHKSLTSLRQGSVILISDDNFESDAYTPFKEAYYTHMSTSPNYQILATLDAGRAQMELEGYGLVEKQVEAAFLIRRELSEDPMISRYFRILNEDDLIPDSLRQCCIAYMNGGNTSTRSGKKKHIRRKKIKKGKQNRDEEKENDNERKQYDEINIQKQFFMDHDSYSSRYNSANASYSCISSKHAKGGISEPFGNTKYNAHSNNSNNIPSFECINQGYSGSIYVKKTLGNNAYASNDLPTDTIIANRNNGENETNNIKKYNYKNDERSINGADTINCTSNFENDQYIDRKMRNEVEKKCYEDNATKKMNKKKNKKNESYKDINSITNDSSSSFGANDVKCVCVDCMKSENIDEVNDEIRSRCCNSESSGDCDESDIYDKDKLCSKSNSINNFLEYFECSWLSEDEFVLDPTRITLFTGYSGIDGDTFKVKWLMDKYGIQINKTSINSVLFQTNIGTTGSSCLFLKSCLSLISQELDQKKALFNERDLNQFNENVYNLVYNYIELSQFSDFHPLFKKKYRNMDGKNNNIFNKEGDLRKAFYLAYEEDYVEYILLADLKERVKHNGMVVSASFIIPYPPGFPVLVPGQIVSHEILDYLSGLSVKEIHGYDENIGFRCFYNFILNYFDNSIISDPYGYYQKIDKKLYDKLKRESLRQEKQKNIENSYYIYVYDNKKNKMKKLYLYNGNTVSSDKSIIADNFMDDEGTNYSIVCSDANNGTVFLNNNTPSLINTNNMRKNTNINSKNINNSPTSEIPYHDNDEDMHKGDNKNLNTIPSNCIYMKNKMNNEQECLCKTGLNSNVEKNYDEKNIDSIHFRKNMGNDKSSPKNNVHKMHPVNEKKKTYGHILKKNSNKKYILKGKEMKRYYCLSNEKKNNKYNILLTKMKNNDSEIPKNEMCLNNNSFTNIQNHHFDHKTNHLIRKNYFHDNTYNKSEQNNKNFDVSVNMKREDHYGVNADNNNNENDCHNNITLGNTPKNIETDNIHYSRTSISNNEDSKNTENEENNAKSEFASVQNTSTNIKCCINNRNTSCLANGSKENFNKMCEYMQGNYQNTNANSLLDIHYMKKNSKFNKSDDGKYKKKNNSHCLNKKMNTSNIIMSMKTTKKDLLIEYRNCLNGKDEKLNNDRVLNNYVRNSEREKTNYSDYSNSNKRLNKIIYGKSDGENIQKEMNNVTNENSYEPNNKLLNKDNICFNRREENYNNDNENNNEKENYDIVSTNCVTKDMQELNEGNVNPNNYSSGNRTDSVMNIEKLNCHNNCCSEKSGRKNSQEICRKMIEENDENNADRGNKNSVRKMNICDCSNNEETENNRNCNNIKCGQNNLNQSNTLCCKQDDEYKNEDDSSNEGYVNINNVHIKSEIKFCVNNFHLNENDIQVSPIIVEKDIDKNPNRKLNTLNNNSYINNLITNVDDDTFIHKEGNFFLECALTHSEINCSSFEMDIPLNNVYYNGDNNDTKECRNYEGDKQTNF; this is translated from the coding sequence atggaTTCCCCAAATAATGCCATGGTTTGTGGCGAAGATAATACAATGTATGGAAACAATATGTTTGAAAATAGGAATATAGAGAATGATTATATGAATACAAATAACAGCACAATGGGTGTAGACACCGAATCTGGTGTTTACCTTGATAAAGAAGGAAAGAatccattttatatatatccatataatTTGAAACAAAATAGGTCagcaattttaaaaatgatgagaagaaagaataaatatgaaaatatcgATTTGCTAGAAaagtatattaatattaacaatGCTACAAATGTATGTTCATTGCGAATAAAATTATGGGAAGCCCTTATGTTGTATGTTAATAAAGTAAATGttgaattaatatattttataataaattgcTTAGAAGAAATAGAAGTATATTGGGGTGAAGAAGCAAAAAATACTTTACAAGACATAATAAGCTTAATAAatgacaaaaaatataaagaagtttcaaataaaattggaGAAGTATTATCAAGTTTATCGGTAACAAGcggaaaaataaatgatgatagcccatttttttacacaTTGATAGTGTCAGGTAAAAGAGAAGAATATTGTAATAACAACTTGaacattaataataataatataagcATGAATGCTAATAACAattataatagtaataataatagtggTAATTATTTCAATTCTGATTTATCatatgaattaaataaatttttacaGTATGAGCAAAACCGATTTtcaaatcaaaataataacaagaAATTAGAATATAAAATCGTTGAAGTAAATAATGCAAAAGAAGCATTATTAGCTTGCCTAATAAATCCACAAATTTTATCTGTAGTATTAGTAGacaatttaataatagatgatgaaacaaaaaatgatagtaataataacaataatatattttttaattttaatgaaaatagttcgttaaataaaaattacctaatgaattataatataccaaataattttaaagtCAAACAAAATATGTGTTGTAGcaatattatgaataaagGGGTTCTATCATGTGGTGCAAGTAACAATGATCACATAAAGACgagtgaaaaaaaatcaagAAATAGCCGAGATGATATAAATAGCAATGATGATGAAACTACTAGCATCAATTGCATTAATAGAGACGAAAATAGAAATGATGATAGAAACAGCAGTAGTAGTGGGTGGAATAGCATTCAAAACAACATACCTAACACTGGAGACAAAAATTTGAAGAGAAAtcgtatttttttaaaaaatgattacAAATTCGATATCGGAGACTTTGTATTGGGTTATGATCAATTGGTATCTGCTCctttagaaaaaatgaaaaagggATATAATAGTTTagtaatattaattaaaagtATAGCTTATATTAGAAGTTCTGtagatatattttgtgtTTGTACATCTATAACATTGGATAAATTAAGATCcgtaaataataaaataataaggaTTTTTACAACACATGATGATCATAGCGATTTACATGAGTCTATATTAGATggagtaaaaaaaaaaataaaaactcCGTTTTTTAATGCtctaaaattatatgcaGAAAGACCTATAGGTGTATTTCACGCATTAGCTATAAGTAAAGGTAATAGTGTAAGGAGAAGTAGATGGATACAATCTTTACTCGATTTTTATGGggttaatttatttaaagcCGAATCTAGTGCAACTTGTGGTGGTTTAGATTCCCTTTTAGATCCACATGGATCATTAAAGGAAGCGCAGATAATGGCTGCAAGGGCATATGGTAgtaaatattgttttttcgTTACTAATGGTACATCTAGCtctaataaaattgttatgCAAGCATTAGTTAAACCAGGAGATATAATATTAGTTGATAGAGCATGTCATAAATCACATCATTATGGATTTGTTTTATTCCAAGCATTACCTTGTTATTTAGACCCATACCCAGTATCTCGATACGGAATATATGGTGCAATACCGATATATGTAATTAAAAAGACCTTACTAGAATATagaaatagtaataaattacatcttgtaaaaatgataatactGACAAATTGCACTTTTGATGGAATCGTTTACAATGTAAAAAGAGTTATAGAAGAATGCCTAGCGATTAAACCAgatttgatatttttatttgatgaaGCATGGTTTGCTTATGCTTGTTTTCATCCGATTCTAAAATTTAGAACAGCTATGACTGTAGCTGAAAAAATGAGAAGTAAAGaacagaaaaaattatattataaaatacataacaggttgttaaaaaaatttggtAATGTAAAAAGTTTAAATGATGTACCCAGTGATACATTACTTAAAACAAGATTATATCCAAATCCCACAGAATATAAAGTTAGAGTATATGCAACTCAATCGATACACAAATCGTTGACATCCTTAAGACAAGGTAGTGTCATATTAATAAGTGATGATAATTTTGAATCTGATGCATACACACCTTTTAAAGAAGCATATTATACGCATATGTCAACATCACCTAATTATCAGATTTTAGCAACTTTAGATGCAGGACGTGCTCAGATGGAATTAGAAGGATATGGGTTAGTAGAAAAACAAGTAGAAGCCGCATTTTTAATAAGGCGTGAATTAAGTGAAGATCCTATGATATCTAGATATTTTAGAATTTTGAATGAGGATGATTTAATACCTGACAGTTTGAGGCAATGTTGTATTGCTTACATGAATGGTGGAAATACAAGTACGAGAagtggaaaaaaaaaacacattcgcagaaaaaaaataaaaaaaggaaaacaaaatagagatgaagaaaaagaaaatgataatgagAGAAAGCAatatgatgaaataaatatccaGAAGCAATTTTTCATGGATCATGATTCCTATAGTTCCAGATATAACAGTGCCAATGCTAGTTATTCTTGTATTTCTAGTAAGCACGCTAAGGGTGGTATATCAGAACCGTTTGGAAATACGAAATACAATGCGCATAGCAATAATTCGAATAACATTCCATCGTTTGAATGCATTAATCAAGGATACTCGGGAAGCATTTATGTGAAAAAAACACTTGGGAATAATGCATACGCTTCTAATGATTTGCCTACTGATACCATAATAGCTAATAGAAATAACGGGGAAAATGAAACGAATAATATcaagaaatataattataaaaatgacgAAAGGAGCATAAACGGGGCAGATACAATAAATTGTACATCAAATTTCGAAAATGATCAATACATAGATAGAAAAATGAGAAATGAAGTTGAGAAAAAATGTTACGAAGATAACGCGACGAAAAagatgaataaaaaaaaaaataaaaaaaatgaaagttATAAAGACATAAATTCAATAACAAATGATAGTAGTAGCAGTTTTGGTGCTAATGATGTAAAATGTGTATGCGTAGATTGTATGAAGAGTGAAAATATTGATGAGGTTAATGATGAAATTCGTAGTAGATGCTGTAATAGTGAAAGCAGTGGTGATTGTGATGAAAgtgatatatatgataaagaTAAATTATGTAGCAAGTCGAAtagtattaataattttctgGAATATTTTGAATGTTCTTGGTTAAGTGAAGATGAATTTGTTTTAGACCCAACACGAATAACGCTATTTACTGGATATTCAGGGATTGACGGTGATACATTTAAAGTAAAATGGCTAATGGATAAATATggaatacaaataaataagacGTCTATTAATAGTGTATTGTTTCAAACAAATATCGGTACTACAGGTTCTTcatgtttatttttgaaaagcTGTTTATCTTTAATTTCTCAAGAATTAGATCAAAAAAAAGCATTATTTAATGAAAGAGATTTAAACCAgtttaatgaaaatgtatataactTAGTTTATAATTACATTGAATTATCTCAGTTTAGTGATTTTCATCCTTTgttcaaaaaaaagtataggAATATGGAtggtaaaaataataatatttttaataaagaaGGAGATTTGAGAAAAGCTTTTTATCTAGCTTATGAGGAAGATTATGTAGAATACATACTATTAGCAGATTTAAAAGAACGAGTAAAGCACAATGGAATGGTAGTATCAGCTAGCTTTATTATTCCCTATCCGCCTGGATTTCCTGTATTAGTGCCAGGGCAAATAGTCAGCCATGAAATATTAGATTATTTATCAGGGCTTAGTGTTAAAGAAATACATGgatatgatgaaaatatcGGTTTTAGATGTTTTtataactttattttaaattattttgacaATTCTATTATTTCAGATCCATATGGgtattatcaaaaaatagacaaaaagctttatgataaattaaaacgTGAAAGTTTAAGAcaagaaaaacaaaaaaatatagaaaattcatattatatatatgtatatgacaataaaaaaaataaaatgaaaaagttatatttatataatggaAATACTGTTTCATCTGATAAATCAATTATTGCTGATAATTTTATGGATGATGAGGGTACAAATTATAGTATAGTTTGTTCTGATGCGAATAATGGAACAGtttttctaaataataatactcCCTCTCTTATTAATACTAATAATATGAGAAAAAATACTAACATTAATtcaaaaaacataaataatagcCCCACTAGCGAAATTCCTTATCATGATAATGATGAAGATATGCACAAAggagataataaaaatttaaataccATCCCTTCAAATTGTAtctatatgaaaaataaaatgaataatgaACAAGAATGTTTATGCAAAACCGGTTTGAATTCAAATgtggaaaaaaattatgatgaaaaaaatattgatagTATacattttagaaaaaatatgggtaatgataaaagttctccaaaaaataatgtgcACAAAATGCATCCAGttaacgaaaaaaaaaaaacatatgggcatattttaaaaaaaaattccaataaaaaatatatcctAAAAGGAAAAGAAATGAAAAGATATTATTGCTTATCaaatgaaaagaaaaataacaaatataatatacttttaactaaaatgaaaaataatgattCTGAAATTCCGAAAAATGAAATGTGTCTAAACAATAATTCTTTTACGAATATACAAAATCATCATTTTGATCATAAAACAAATCATTTAAttcgaaaaaattatttccatgacaatacatataacaaatcagaacaaaataataaaaatttcgATGTGTCGGTAAATATGAAAAGAGAAGATCATTATGGTGTTAATGCTGATAACAACAATAATGAAAACGATTgccataataatataacgTTAGGAAATACTCcgaaaaatatagaaaccgataatatacattataGCAGAACAAGTATCAGTAATAACGAAGATAGTAAAAACACAGAAAATGAGGAAAATAACGCAAAAAGCGAATTTGCAAGCGTTCAGAATACTTCTACCAACATAAAATGTTGcataaataatagaaataCTAGCTGCTTGGCAAATGGAAGcaaagaaaattttaacaaaatgTGTGAATATATGCAAGgtaattatcaaaatacaAATGCAAATTCCTTATTAGACATacattatatgaaaaaaaattctaaatttaataaaagcGACGATggaaaatacaaaaaaaaaaataattcacattgcttaaataaaaaaatgaatacatctaatataataatgagtatgaaaacaacaaaaaaagaTTTATTAATTGAATATAGAAATTGTTTAAATGGAAAAGACGAAAAACTGAATAATGATAGGGTATTGAATAATTATGTAAGGAATAGCGAAAgggaaaaaacaaattattctGATTATTCAAATTCAAACAAAagattaaataaaattatatatggaaAAAGTGATGGcgaaaatattcaaaaagaGATGAATAATGTTACTAATGAAAATTCATATGAACCCAACAACAAATTgttaaataaagataatatttgttttaatagGCGTGaggaaaattataataatgataacgaaaataataatgaaaaggAAAATTACGATATTGTTTCTACTAATTGCGTGACTAAAGATATGCAAGAACTAAACGAAGGAAATGTAAATCCAAATAATTATTCAAGTGGTAATCGCACAGATTCAGTGATGAATATTGAGAAATTGAATTGTCATAATAATTGTTGCTCTGAGAAATCGGGGCGAAAAAATTCCCAAGAAA
- a CDS encoding gametocyte-specific protein — protein MVANTFVSSLLVCFFFVFFLTNNNMLALSNTDRNYKNDKNIYPINSENNKFSNEKNGIKQLKASNFSVVLDQIKGISENTNIKNAIKSFLIKSPTLSVIILLIISVVIGFVTHKATLNTSKRKICFDTPSNDAITNTIKDNIINEFIEMIAIETKENKSDEAKENKINERNEGNKIK, from the coding sequence atGGTGGCAAATACATTTGTATCATCATTGTTagtatgtttttttttcgtcttttttttaacaaataataatatgctGGCATTATCAAATACAGAtagaaattataaaaatgacaaaaatatatatcctATAAACtcagaaaataataaattttcaaatgaaaaaaatggaatcAAACAACTAAAGGCTTCAAATTTTAGTGTTGTACTAGATCAAATTAAAGGGATATCCGAAaacacaaatataaaaaacgcAATTAAAAGCTTTCTTATAAAAAGCCCCACATTAAGTGTTATAATATTGCTCATCATATCGGTAGTAATAGGATTTGTAACACATAAAGCAACTTTAAATACATCAAAAAGGAAAATTTGCTTTGATACCCCTTCTAACGATGCTATAACCAATACTATTAAGGATAATATCATAAACGAATTTATAGAAATGATTGCTATCGAGactaaagaaaataaatcagATGAAgctaaagaaaataaaataaacgaACGAAATgaaggaaataaaattaaatga